In one window of Chryseobacterium phocaeense DNA:
- a CDS encoding TonB-dependent receptor plug domain-containing protein translates to MKRILFFSVFLSSFCFAQESDSLNVQQPLQRDSAAVPKASVKTNAIDDVVMTGSLKPFSRSKSPVAVEVYSQKFFQKNPTPSIFEAIAMVNGVKPQLNCSVCNTGDIHINGLEGPYTMILIDGMPIVSSLSTVYGLSGIPNSLVDRIEVVKGPASSIYGSEAMGGVINIITKNALTAPKLSVDLMTSTWSENNLDLSTKFNVGKNAAALLSLNYFSFKERIDQNKDNFTDSALQSRISVFNKWNFQRKENRQASFALRYLYEDRFGGEMQWNKSYRGSGDVYGESIYTNRAEVFGLYQWPLKEYIVTQFSYNYHDQNSFYGSNPYDALQKVAFAQTYWSKKIGQHDLTGGITFKRTFYDDNTPGTLSSDGITNAPMKSPIWGAFVQDQWDINDKHTLLVGYRFDYDKIHHEVHSPRFAWKFSPNPYHTLRFNFGTGFRVVNLFTEDHAALTGSREVVIKSDLKPERSVNGNLNYIWKIPVGSRMLQLDASAFYTYFSNKIVGDFDTDPDKIIYDNLHGYGISRGASLNVDYNFNFPLSINLGVTYLDVYQKFDGETEKSQQLHAPKWSGTYNLSYKFPHNLTVDFTGQFYGPMRLPVLPNDYRPEYSPFYSLANIQVSKSFRSGFEVYCGIKNLFNFTPKDPLMRPFDPFDKYVDDPVNNPNHYTFDTAYGYAPMQKIRGFLGVKYTLK, encoded by the coding sequence ATGAAGCGAATACTATTTTTTTCTGTTTTTTTATCCTCTTTTTGTTTTGCTCAGGAAAGCGACAGCCTGAATGTACAGCAACCTTTACAAAGAGATTCTGCAGCAGTGCCCAAAGCAAGTGTGAAAACCAATGCTATTGATGATGTGGTGATGACCGGAAGTTTAAAACCGTTCAGCAGGTCAAAAAGTCCTGTTGCTGTAGAGGTGTACAGCCAGAAGTTTTTCCAGAAAAATCCTACTCCAAGTATTTTTGAAGCCATTGCCATGGTGAATGGAGTAAAACCTCAGCTGAACTGTTCCGTTTGTAATACCGGAGACATTCATATCAATGGTCTGGAAGGGCCTTATACCATGATCCTGATCGATGGAATGCCTATCGTAAGTTCACTTTCAACGGTATATGGTTTAAGCGGAATTCCCAACAGCCTTGTTGACAGGATTGAGGTGGTAAAAGGTCCGGCCTCTTCTATTTATGGTTCTGAAGCCATGGGGGGCGTGATCAATATTATCACTAAAAATGCGCTGACCGCTCCAAAATTAAGTGTAGATCTGATGACCAGCACCTGGAGTGAAAATAATCTTGATCTTTCAACAAAATTCAATGTTGGTAAAAATGCGGCAGCACTGTTAAGTTTAAATTATTTCAGTTTTAAGGAAAGAATAGATCAGAACAAAGACAATTTTACCGATTCGGCATTGCAGAGCAGGATTTCTGTTTTTAATAAATGGAATTTCCAGCGAAAGGAAAACCGCCAGGCAAGTTTTGCCCTGAGATATCTGTATGAAGACCGTTTCGGAGGCGAGATGCAGTGGAACAAGTCTTACCGTGGAAGCGGTGATGTATACGGTGAAAGTATTTATACCAACAGAGCGGAAGTTTTTGGACTGTATCAATGGCCTTTAAAGGAATATATTGTGACCCAGTTTTCCTATAACTACCATGACCAGAATTCTTTTTATGGCAGCAATCCCTATGATGCCCTTCAGAAAGTAGCATTTGCACAGACTTACTGGAGTAAAAAAATAGGGCAGCATGATCTTACAGGAGGAATTACATTTAAAAGAACATTTTATGATGACAATACACCCGGAACTTTGTCTTCAGACGGAATCACAAATGCACCGATGAAGTCTCCGATCTGGGGAGCTTTTGTTCAGGACCAATGGGATATCAATGATAAGCATACGTTATTGGTTGGATATCGTTTTGATTATGACAAGATCCACCACGAAGTTCATTCCCCAAGATTTGCATGGAAATTTTCCCCGAACCCTTACCACACTTTACGATTCAATTTTGGAACCGGATTCAGGGTGGTGAATCTGTTTACGGAAGATCATGCGGCACTCACAGGCTCGCGGGAAGTAGTGATCAAATCTGATCTGAAGCCAGAGAGATCAGTCAATGGAAATTTAAATTATATCTGGAAAATTCCGGTGGGAAGCCGTATGCTGCAATTGGATGCTTCTGCATTTTACACCTATTTCAGCAATAAGATCGTAGGGGATTTTGATACGGATCCTGATAAAATTATTTATGATAACCTCCACGGATACGGAATTTCAAGGGGTGCTTCACTGAATGTAGATTACAACTTCAATTTCCCACTGAGCATTAATCTGGGGGTGACTTATCTTGATGTATATCAGAAATTTGACGGTGAGACTGAAAAATCACAACAGCTTCATGCACCAAAGTGGAGTGGGACCTATAATCTTTCCTATAAGTTCCCGCATAACCTGACGGTGGATTTTACAGGACAATTCTACGGACCGATGAGGCTTCCTGTATTACCGAATGACTACCGTCCGGAGTATTCACCTTTTTATTCTTTGGCCAATATCCAGGTTTCCAAAAGCTTCAGATCAGGCTTTGAAGTATATTGCGGGATTAAAAACCTTTTCAATTTCACCCCGAAAGATCCATTGATGAGACCGTTTGACCCGTTTGATAAATATGTGGACGACCCTGTAAACAATCCCAACCATTATACTTTTGATACGGCATATGGCTATGCTCCTATGCAGAAGATCAGAGGTTTTCTGGGGGTAAAATATACTTTGAAATGA
- a CDS encoding thioredoxin family protein yields MKTGTFSDLESLMEKDPKPVIIHLYTDWCSVCKMEKYNLNKDKEAVDLVNDNFYLVNFEAEKTKEKITFQGKEFGYLPNGSSGIHELALALSRNKDQPVYPLWIILDKDQKLVYYHEGMLKPETMKQKLLEISAL; encoded by the coding sequence ATGAAGACAGGCACTTTTTCCGATCTTGAATCCCTGATGGAAAAAGATCCGAAACCTGTCATCATCCATTTGTATACAGACTGGTGCTCAGTCTGTAAAATGGAGAAATATAATCTGAATAAAGACAAAGAAGCTGTAGATCTGGTTAATGACAATTTTTATCTGGTCAATTTTGAAGCTGAAAAAACGAAGGAAAAGATAACGTTTCAGGGAAAAGAGTTCGGATATCTGCCGAATGGAAGTTCAGGAATTCATGAGCTGGCTCTGGCGCTGTCCAGAAATAAGGATCAGCCTGTCTATCCTTTGTGGATCATTCTTGATAAAGATCAGAAACTGGTATACTACCATGAAGGCATGCTGAAGCCAGAAACCATGAAGCAGAAACTTCTGGAAATTTCTGCTTTGTAG